In a genomic window of Wyeomyia smithii strain HCP4-BCI-WySm-NY-G18 chromosome 1, ASM2978416v1, whole genome shotgun sequence:
- the LOC129733276 gene encoding vesicular acetylcholine transporter, which translates to MAPLPVINLEPSEVKEIFWTKVKEPTSQRKLILVIVSIALLLDNMLYMVIVPIIPDYLRYIGTWGPEEAYNASAPTTVFTPHSHAHHGQDTATGVLFASKAIVQLMVNPFSGALIDRIGYDIPMMIGLIIMFLSTMVFACGRSYSMLFFARSLQGVGSAFADTAGLAMIADRFTEEAERSKALGIALAFISFGCLVAPPFGGALYQFAGKEMPFVILALISLMDGFMLLLVMKPIKETLADRQEVRQETVPIWRLLLDPYIAVCAGALTMSNVALAFLEPTISLWMEDNLTTDNWKIGMVWLPAFFPHVFGVVITVKMARLYPEKQWLMAAGGLALEGLCCFILPFSSSYIVLMIPICGICFGIALIDTALLPTLGYLVDVRYVSVYGSIYAIADISYSIAYAVGPIIAGGVVEAIGFTALNFGIAFSNLLYAPVLMYLRNIYDFKHFENEANILMGDPPTKEYQTYTMHDQQAVGMEHKNHLEYGRQYDESGYQQQQETNIDQSGGYSQNGSYQNEGGYQNYQPGYQEQGGAYQQQQQQPPRHLPQQPQVANPFRQQQQQQQEQQRPAAPSQPRISNPFRQGF; encoded by the coding sequence ATGGCTCCCTTACCGGTAATAAACCTCGAGCCGAGCGAGGTGAAGGAAATCTTCTGGACCAAAGTGAAAGAGCCTACATCACAGCGGAAGCTGATCCTGGTGATCGTCTCCATCGCGCTCCTTCTGGACAATATGCTGTACATGGTGATCGTGCCCATCATTCCGGACTATCTGCGGTACATTGGCACGTGGGGTCCGGAAGAGGCGTACAACGCGAGCGCTCCGACGACAGTTTTCACACCTCACTCACATGCTCATCACGGTCAGGACACGGCCACCGGCGTATTGTTTGCGTCGAAGGCTATCGTCCAACTGATGGTGAATCCTTTCTCGGGGGCGCTGATTGATCGCATCGGGTACGATATACCGATGATGATCGGATTGATCATTATGTTCCTCTCGACGATGGTTTTTGCGTGCGGTCGCAGCTATAGCATGCTGTTCTTCGCTCGCTCCTTGCAGGGCGTAGGTTCCGCATTCGCCGATACTGCCGGACTTGCGATGATAGCTGACCGATTCACAGAAGAAGCAGAGCGTTCGAAAGCCCTCGGAATCGCACTAGCGTTCATCAGTTTTGGCTGTTTGGTCGCACCCCCTTTTGGTGGAGCCTTATATCAATTCGCCGGAAAGGAGATGCCTTTCGTAATACTTGCGTTGATTTCGCTGATGGATGGCTTTATGCTTTTGCTTGTGATGAAACCAATAAAGGAAACGCTTGCGGATAGACAAGAAGTACGACAGGAAACCGTTCCAATTTGGCGACTGCTGCTGGATCCGTATATTGCCGTGTGTGCTGGAGCACTAACGATGTCCAATGTTGCGTTGGCTTTCCTTGAGCCAACGATATCACTCTGGATGGAGGACAATCTAACGACCGACAACTGGAAAATCGGAATGGTATGGTTACCGGCGTTTTTCCCGCACGTTTTCGGTGTTGTGATTACAGTAAAAATGGCTCGTTTATATCCCGAGAAGCAATGGCTAATGGCAGCTGGTGGACTCGCACTAGAAGGCCTTTGTTGTTTCATACTGCCCTTCAGCAGCTCCTACATCGTACTGATGATCCCTATCTGCGGCATATGTTTCGGAATAGCGCTGATCGATACGGCCCTGCTTCCAACACTCGGGTATCTGGTGGACGTTCGGTATGTTTCCGTTTACGGCAGTATTTACGCAATAGCCGACATATCGTACTCGATAGCGTACGCAGTTGGACCGATCATCGCGGGTGGAGTAGTCGAAGCGATCGGTTTTACCGCGCTTAACTTCGGCATCGCTTTCAGTAACCTGCTGTACGCACCGGTTCTCATGTATCTACGTAACATCTACGACTTCAAGCACTTCGAAAACGAAGCCAACATATTGATGGGAGACCCGCCAACCAAGGAGTATCAAACGTACACAATGCACGATCAGCAAGCGGTTGGCATGGAGCATAAGAATCACCTGGAATATGGAAGACAGTACGACGAAAGTGGCTATCAACAGCAGCAGGAAACCAACATCGATCAAAGCGGGGGATACTCGCAAAACGGTAGCTACCAAAATGAGGGTGGTTATCAGAACTATCAACCCGGCTATCAAGAGCAGGGTGGAGCTTaccagcaacagcaacagcaaccgCCAAGACATCTTCCACAGCAACCACAGGTGGCCAATCCTTTccggcagcagcaacagcagcaacaagaGCAGCAACGGCCAGCGGCACCTTCACAGCCACGGATCTCGAATCCGTTCAGGCAAGGATTCTAA